In the genome of uncultured Methanobrevibacter sp., one region contains:
- a CDS encoding DNA double-strand break repair nuclease NurA: MLNSLYEKAIASRGLIIDIESDTDIESQLEHKWFNRDIGESRADFSIAAGDGSFNKKKFLTTNFCAVGAESIIYDGEIKKIDDSDIFNIPHVSFLDELLSNYMAIYELKCALRTLRDYDVDYYMIDGSILGDLQNAFPRGAKLPSIIRDNLDDTLLHEFESRLKTRHYGLLFPEIKSNLKLIEMPKSEDSTILEEINLQLAAVEKIILLKEILQYRKRIISISKTSSDNDLFHWNIPDIAFLDKFTKRQGMTIIKYRTVHESLPFPYFKDFFTSLTFTVFYVRLQDNKNVLKVELPYKATKEEVFEILRKINVLSVQGYPYLLNKAHNDVVITDRNMKELMKIAKIYETTNREVMSW, from the coding sequence CGAATCCCAATTGGAACATAAATGGTTTAACAGGGACATCGGCGAAAGCCGTGCCGATTTTTCAATAGCCGCAGGGGACGGAAGTTTCAACAAGAAGAAATTCCTTACAACCAACTTCTGTGCAGTGGGAGCGGAATCCATTATTTATGATGGCGAGATTAAAAAAATTGACGACTCGGACATATTCAATATTCCGCACGTGTCCTTTTTGGATGAGCTCTTAAGCAACTACATGGCAATCTATGAATTGAAATGTGCGCTTAGGACCCTTAGGGACTATGATGTTGACTATTACATGATTGACGGTTCAATATTGGGAGATCTGCAGAATGCGTTTCCGAGGGGTGCAAAGCTGCCTTCCATAATAAGGGACAATCTGGACGATACATTATTGCATGAGTTTGAAAGCCGTTTGAAGACCCGGCATTATGGACTGCTCTTTCCGGAGATTAAAAGCAATTTGAAATTGATTGAAATGCCTAAAAGTGAGGATTCAACAATTCTTGAGGAAATCAATCTGCAATTGGCGGCAGTTGAAAAGATCATTCTTTTAAAGGAGATTCTGCAATATAGAAAAAGAATCATATCAATATCAAAGACCTCCTCAGACAATGACTTGTTTCACTGGAACATTCCTGACATAGCATTTCTTGACAAGTTCACCAAAAGGCAGGGAATGACAATAATAAAATACAGGACAGTTCATGAAAGCTTGCCTTTCCCATATTTCAAGGATTTCTTTACAAGTCTAACATTTACAGTATTTTATGTTCGTTTGCAGGATAATAAAAATGTATTGAAAGTTGAACTGCCTTACAAAGCAACTAAAGAGGAAGTATTTGAGATTTTACGAAAGATTAACGTTTTGTCTGTTCAGGGTTATCCGTACCTTCTAAACAAGGCCCACAATGATGTGGTGATAACCGACAGGAACATGAAGGAATTGATGAAGATAGCTAAGATTTACGAGACAACAAACAGGGAAGTGATGTCATGGTAG
- a CDS encoding DUF169 domain-containing protein: MTNLELNKKYCETIEEKINLDAKPVAMKLIKTEDELPEGIDLIGEKIRHCEMVRKASLGSTFYSTVDQQMCLGGAGAIGLRDMPEKLANGEKYFSLGRFQDLETAKKLTSELSIVKDIHWGIIYAPLDEADFEADVIQVITEPVGGMKLAQSIVYKTGAKMKPSFAGIQSLCGDAFANPYISDGVNFTLGCSGSRGYADIMDNEMIVGISKAKIEDVISGLDSV; this comes from the coding sequence ATGACTAATTTAGAATTAAACAAAAAATATTGTGAAACCATCGAAGAAAAAATCAATCTCGATGCAAAACCTGTAGCAATGAAATTGATTAAAACAGAAGATGAACTTCCTGAAGGCATTGACCTGATTGGCGAAAAAATAAGACACTGTGAAATGGTTAGAAAAGCATCCCTGGGAAGCACTTTCTACTCCACCGTCGACCAGCAAATGTGCCTTGGAGGAGCAGGTGCAATCGGTTTAAGGGACATGCCAGAAAAATTGGCAAACGGTGAAAAATACTTTTCACTTGGAAGATTCCAGGACCTTGAAACCGCTAAAAAACTGACTTCAGAACTATCCATCGTTAAGGACATCCACTGGGGAATCATATATGCTCCTTTAGATGAAGCAGATTTTGAAGCTGACGTGATTCAGGTCATAACCGAACCGGTCGGAGGAATGAAACTTGCACAAAGTATCGTCTATAAAACCGGTGCGAAAATGAAACCTTCATTTGCAGGTATCCAATCATTATGTGGAGACGCTTTTGCAAATCCATACATAAGCGATGGCGTGAACTTCACTTTAGGCTGTAGCGGTTCAAGAGGCTATGCGGACATCATGGACAATGAAATGATTGTAGGTATCAGCAAAGCAAAAATAGAAGATGTTATCTCAGGTCTCGATTCAGTCTAG
- a CDS encoding Mur ligase family protein: MKAAVIGLGVEGKKAVNSLLRHGWEVYATDLNINVDLNGLDLPTLSGSMIEDKQTISIVGDNITVDLGFTNSFAIETCDAIAISPSMFGGSFAEKLLENGELLCDVVSGHKDLLTIGITGTNGKTTTVHMLKSILEDAGKKVLVGGNGGGGFSGYYDLILEAEDGDYDIMLVEVCDMTLDFANYCFDFDMVGLTNIGNDHMDVHKTIANYKNSLVRFFTDKTIFTAFDQDFNSDFKNAAENTIPYFAYQDELQLVGKFNLLNAGLAMAIARELKVSKTQVRESLANFKAVEGRLDVYKINDAQVYVGKTDNSDALASVLAEKDFYALFIGTPRHNETHRLDILDVAVNYNPEVIVLFPGLDDTLDMAIYRLNSLGYMGNIITVNTLDQIIELVAEYSHEEAILIGGNGQDTIIDIQERIKEISEKL, from the coding sequence ATGAAAGCGGCAGTTATTGGTTTGGGTGTAGAAGGTAAAAAGGCGGTTAATTCTCTTTTAAGACATGGTTGGGAAGTATATGCAACTGATTTGAACATTAATGTAGATTTAAACGGTTTGGATTTGCCAACATTGTCAGGAAGTATGATTGAGGATAAGCAGACCATTTCAATTGTTGGGGATAATATTACTGTTGATTTGGGTTTTACCAACTCATTCGCTATTGAAACCTGTGATGCAATAGCCATCAGCCCTAGTATGTTCGGAGGCTCATTTGCCGAAAAGCTTCTGGAAAATGGAGAACTTTTATGTGATGTTGTATCCGGACACAAGGATCTCCTCACAATAGGAATTACCGGAACCAATGGTAAAACCACTACAGTTCATATGCTGAAATCTATTTTGGAAGATGCAGGCAAAAAAGTCCTGGTCGGCGGAAATGGTGGTGGTGGATTTTCAGGTTATTATGACCTGATTCTTGAAGCTGAAGATGGTGATTATGACATCATGCTTGTTGAAGTGTGTGACATGACCCTGGATTTTGCCAATTACTGTTTTGATTTTGATATGGTTGGTTTGACCAATATTGGAAATGACCATATGGATGTCCACAAAACCATTGCCAACTATAAGAATTCCCTGGTAAGGTTTTTTACAGACAAAACCATTTTCACAGCTTTTGATCAGGATTTCAATTCCGATTTTAAGAATGCCGCAGAAAATACAATTCCCTATTTTGCCTATCAGGATGAACTGCAGTTGGTCGGGAAGTTCAATCTTTTAAATGCAGGTCTTGCAATGGCCATTGCCAGAGAACTAAAGGTATCCAAAACTCAAGTCAGGGAATCTTTGGCCAACTTCAAGGCTGTTGAAGGAAGACTGGATGTCTATAAGATTAATGATGCACAGGTTTATGTTGGAAAGACAGATAACTCCGATGCCCTTGCATCAGTTTTGGCTGAAAAGGACTTTTATGCATTATTTATTGGAACTCCAAGACATAATGAAACCCACAGGCTTGACATATTGGATGTTGCCGTCAACTACAATCCTGAAGTGATAGTGTTGTTCCCAGGTTTGGATGACACACTTGATATGGCAATATATAGGCTTAACTCATTAGGTTACATGGGAAATATCATCACTGTAAATACGCTAGACCAAATTATAGAATTGGTTGCAGAATATTCTCATGAGGAGGCCATTCTTATTGGAGGTAATGGTCAAGATACTATTATTGATATTCAAGAGAGAATTAAAGAAATTTCAGAAAAATTATAA
- a CDS encoding exonuclease SbcCD subunit D — translation MKFAHLADTHLGYRQYGLFEREKDFYEVFDKVIDKIIEEKVDFVIHGGDLFETARPSPMALLTFQKGLLKLKGAGIPMYAIAGNHDVVMRKGSIPPHVIFKKLGLKVISTINPTYLHGDIFIAGLPYYPSSHKKALKNKLAELSEKATHHKKSILVLHQGIDQYFSLNYELELGEIPNNFDYYALGHIHKYVNDAYGNGRLVYPGSGEIWKTSELPDYRENGKGFVVVDFDGTKPLIKRVKIDIPREFIERTINYNDLETGIQAIKETIKDFDKKPILRLTIREVESDTSRVYEIINEELGELALMIRPTFVMKDEDVTILPTEGERIGPEQLIIESLKGYGNSEVTELAIDLYRLLSKDKLEESEEIINQYFDGHYTNVVEDTEFTTEAVVKEQPPEKKEDVQLTFGKEVQE, via the coding sequence ATGAAATTTGCACATTTAGCAGACACTCATTTGGGTTATCGTCAATATGGTTTATTTGAACGGGAAAAGGACTTTTATGAAGTGTTTGATAAGGTTATAGATAAGATAATAGAAGAAAAAGTTGATTTTGTAATACATGGTGGTGACCTTTTTGAAACCGCAAGACCTTCACCGATGGCACTTTTGACATTCCAGAAAGGACTGCTTAAGCTTAAGGGTGCCGGAATACCTATGTATGCAATTGCAGGAAACCACGATGTCGTGATGAGAAAAGGATCCATCCCTCCACATGTAATATTTAAAAAGTTGGGCTTGAAGGTGATAAGCACTATCAATCCTACCTACCTTCATGGAGACATTTTCATTGCGGGGCTTCCATACTATCCGTCATCACATAAGAAGGCATTAAAAAACAAGTTGGCCGAGCTGTCTGAAAAGGCAACACACCATAAAAAGTCAATTCTTGTACTTCACCAGGGAATCGATCAGTATTTCAGTCTGAATTATGAATTGGAGCTTGGTGAAATTCCTAACAATTTCGACTACTATGCACTGGGCCATATCCACAAGTATGTAAACGATGCATACGGTAATGGAAGGCTTGTCTATCCTGGTTCGGGTGAAATATGGAAAACTTCCGAATTGCCGGACTATAGGGAGAACGGAAAGGGTTTTGTCGTTGTCGATTTTGATGGCACAAAACCTTTAATAAAAAGGGTAAAGATTGATATTCCACGTGAATTCATTGAAAGGACAATCAACTACAATGATTTGGAAACAGGCATTCAGGCTATCAAGGAAACAATCAAGGACTTTGATAAAAAGCCTATTTTAAGACTGACCATCAGGGAAGTTGAATCAGATACCAGCAGGGTTTATGAAATAATTAACGAGGAACTTGGTGAGTTGGCATTGATGATAAGGCCGACATTTGTCATGAAGGATGAGGATGTAACCATTCTTCCGACTGAAGGTGAAAGGATAGGTCCGGAACAGCTAATAATTGAAAGCCTTAAGGGGTATGGCAACAGTGAAGTGACAGAACTCGCCATTGATTTGTACCGTCTGCTTTCAAAGGACAAGCTTGAGGAGTCTGAGGAAATTATTAACCAATACTTTGATGGACACTACACCAATGTGGTTGAGGACACTGAATTCACTACCGAAGCAGTAGTTAAGGAACAACCTCCGGAGAAAAAAGAGGATGTGCAGTTAACATTTGGTAAGGAGGTTCAAGAATGA
- a CDS encoding nuclease: MFEDERNDKIYNLIITNGFDKTGEYAQFTEKLYSKVDFLWKESMSGDYSLAGESFYKNVDRIIMLAGLYNDNKELFENLLKASDEYNIPIVLVRPYGLEEVPEILEQKAATIVGWNVNCIVDSIKDAIEMID; encoded by the coding sequence ATGTTTGAAGATGAAAGAAATGACAAGATTTACAATTTAATAATCACTAACGGTTTTGACAAAACCGGAGAATACGCCCAATTTACAGAAAAACTCTATTCCAAAGTTGATTTTCTATGGAAAGAATCAATGTCAGGAGACTATTCCCTTGCAGGTGAATCATTCTACAAAAATGTTGACAGAATCATAATGCTTGCCGGACTTTACAATGACAACAAGGAACTTTTTGAAAACTTACTTAAAGCAAGTGACGAATACAACATACCAATCGTTCTTGTAAGACCATACGGACTTGAAGAGGTTCCTGAAATACTAGAACAAAAAGCCGCAACCATTGTGGGATGGAATGTAAACTGTATTGTCGATTCCATCAAAGATGCAATCGAAATGATTGACTAA
- a CDS encoding NTP transferase domain-containing protein produces the protein MSISTIITAAGKNSRMRKDQISRGIELTNKLILPFNEKTVIETTIDNALSLNIDECIVVLGHYANEIKEAIFDNYKDDVKFIENNPVDVGLSTSLYNGLSNTGSDFALCITADQPTVLPETFEKMIEVSQNSENPFKTISILRRRKTGLLDTAEGLGMPFVAPRQNLMRYLENEDDNLNPILRKIFDDGYTFYGIKEKNEKELLNINHYDDYLQLLD, from the coding sequence ATGTCTATTTCTACTATCATTACTGCTGCGGGCAAGAATTCCCGTATGCGAAAAGATCAAATTTCTCGCGGCATTGAACTAACCAACAAACTTATTTTACCGTTCAATGAAAAGACCGTTATAGAGACCACCATTGATAATGCACTATCCTTAAATATAGACGAATGCATTGTGGTACTTGGGCATTATGCTAATGAAATAAAGGAAGCTATTTTTGATAATTACAAAGATGATGTAAAATTCATAGAAAACAATCCGGTTGATGTAGGTCTTTCAACATCATTGTATAATGGACTGTCAAATACTGGCTCTGATTTTGCATTGTGCATCACTGCCGACCAGCCGACAGTTCTTCCTGAAACCTTTGAGAAAATGATTGAAGTTTCCCAAAATTCAGAAAATCCTTTTAAAACAATATCTATATTGAGAAGAAGAAAGACAGGTCTTTTGGATACCGCTGAAGGTCTGGGAATGCCTTTTGTTGCGCCTCGTCAGAATCTTATGAGATATCTTGAAAATGAGGATGACAATCTTAATCCGATTTTAAGAAAGATATTTGATGATGGATACACATTCTATGGAATAAAAGAAAAAAATGAAAAAGAGTTATTGAATATTAATCATTATGATGATTATCTTCAGCTTCTAGACTGA
- a CDS encoding SMC family ATPase has protein sequence MIFTKLKLNNFKSHEHTVIPFDKGISVIVGENGAGKSTILEAISFALFKQHTAKKIDDLVRNNANAMSVELEFTSNGRDYKIIREKRSNLKSSLYKRTSSQGGFVHICTGDREVANEIRQILDIDSDLFLNAIYIRQGEIAELVDKTPAEKKQLIGKLLGIDSLEKAWKNLLPYITGYESQRSELKGKLYNSSELLEKYTNKKQELEVLKQKGHELEEQLMDVDGLLKEISESKRNMEREKEIYETQVINLENEEKTFAKLEEEKHRVQEELDKIRESEEEISRLEKYVSKLDMYLDFEKSVTSIQRLKEDENEILEKLDSIASQKEIVSAKKEGYNKYLSSDEDINRLTDQKNSYENELATMAKLEKDKKGLLKNIEDERNDIENFFSRSKDKLDDYGLHQDKLAEIDDFSHLEKSTNEFIDEISTKIEDLGNEIITKNEDIVVYKQNIKACQKPLDDLEGIDNKCPVCQSDITSYKKKELTKHYNAEIKDNEKLIAQEEENVRLLTKNKNSFEEKHESLTELSKNIIEYKHKFEHLQNQLVKLNKMDEDLEGKEFISNKLGELILVIANKKEERETFKQDHDTYIQSKGALEVLGSETESQYKLKQVQNEIDNHVTNIKLAIEQDPHLSGDIGPNELKNRIDDLKEKTELYNQLKGFVQNKNSYMTQLDNIKEDIGVSINQKDIIENKIKASLYDEEKYEQILYNFERYERRKSSFNEELFTIKGQAKESIVVLNDLADKIKTASQFKQEYDNVDDYINLLKHIRELYSRGGIQKELRNISRPAIQKHTKEFFKEFNFNYSDLTIDDDYEVTVYGPEGESSISMVSGGEKIAIALALRLGITQAMANGELDTILLDEPTIHLDASRRHELINLLKEMSTLPQMIIVTHEAHLENAADNLIKVEKENGISKVIM, from the coding sequence ATGATTTTCACTAAATTAAAATTAAACAATTTCAAGTCTCATGAACACACTGTAATTCCATTCGATAAGGGAATCAGTGTCATTGTAGGTGAAAACGGTGCAGGTAAATCAACAATACTTGAGGCAATCAGTTTTGCATTGTTCAAACAGCATACTGCCAAAAAAATTGATGATTTGGTAAGAAACAATGCCAATGCAATGTCAGTTGAGTTGGAATTCACATCAAACGGTCGTGATTATAAAATCATCCGTGAAAAAAGATCCAATCTCAAATCATCATTATATAAAAGAACCTCCTCTCAGGGTGGATTTGTCCACATCTGTACCGGAGACAGGGAAGTGGCTAATGAAATTCGCCAAATCCTTGACATCGATTCTGATCTTTTCCTGAATGCAATCTACATCAGACAGGGTGAAATTGCTGAGCTGGTTGACAAGACTCCTGCAGAGAAAAAACAGCTTATCGGTAAACTGCTCGGTATAGACTCCCTGGAAAAGGCATGGAAAAATCTTCTTCCTTACATTACAGGATATGAATCCCAGCGTTCTGAACTTAAGGGAAAACTATATAATTCCTCTGAGCTTCTGGAAAAGTATACAAATAAGAAACAGGAACTTGAAGTCCTTAAGCAAAAGGGCCATGAACTCGAAGAGCAGTTAATGGATGTTGACGGATTGCTTAAAGAAATTTCAGAAAGCAAAAGGAATATGGAACGTGAAAAGGAAATTTATGAAACTCAGGTCATCAATTTGGAAAATGAAGAAAAGACCTTCGCCAAGCTTGAAGAGGAAAAACATAGGGTTCAGGAAGAATTGGATAAAATCCGTGAATCCGAAGAGGAAATTTCCAGACTTGAGAAATATGTTTCAAAACTGGACATGTATCTTGACTTTGAAAAATCAGTTACAAGCATTCAAAGGCTAAAAGAGGATGAAAATGAGATATTGGAGAAATTGGATTCAATTGCCAGTCAAAAGGAAATAGTTTCTGCTAAAAAAGAAGGATACAACAAATATCTTTCCTCTGATGAGGACATTAACAGGTTAACAGACCAAAAGAACAGTTATGAAAATGAACTGGCTACAATGGCAAAACTTGAAAAGGACAAAAAGGGCCTGTTAAAGAATATCGAAGATGAGCGTAATGATATTGAAAACTTCTTTTCAAGATCCAAAGATAAGCTTGATGATTATGGTCTCCATCAAGACAAATTGGCTGAAATTGATGATTTTAGCCATTTGGAAAAGTCAACAAATGAGTTCATTGATGAGATTTCTACCAAAATAGAAGATTTGGGCAATGAAATCATTACCAAAAATGAGGATATAGTCGTTTACAAACAGAATATCAAGGCATGTCAAAAACCTTTGGATGATTTGGAGGGAATTGACAATAAGTGTCCGGTCTGTCAATCAGACATCACTTCCTACAAGAAAAAGGAATTGACCAAACATTATAATGCTGAAATCAAGGATAATGAAAAGTTGATTGCACAGGAAGAGGAAAACGTTCGTCTGTTGACTAAAAACAAAAACAGTTTTGAAGAAAAGCATGAAAGCCTTACTGAACTTTCCAAAAACATCATTGAATACAAGCACAAATTTGAGCATCTGCAAAATCAGCTGGTCAAATTGAACAAGATGGATGAGGATTTGGAAGGCAAGGAATTCATCAGCAATAAACTTGGTGAACTCATATTGGTCATTGCAAACAAGAAAGAGGAACGTGAGACATTTAAACAGGACCATGATACATATATCCAATCCAAAGGAGCTTTGGAAGTTTTAGGAAGTGAAACTGAATCTCAATATAAATTAAAACAGGTTCAAAATGAAATAGACAACCATGTAACCAACATCAAGTTGGCTATTGAACAGGATCCTCACTTGAGTGGAGATATAGGTCCAAATGAACTTAAAAATCGTATTGATGATTTAAAGGAAAAAACTGAACTTTACAATCAGCTTAAAGGTTTTGTTCAAAACAAAAATTCATATATGACTCAATTGGATAATATCAAGGAGGATATTGGTGTTTCAATCAATCAAAAGGATATCATTGAAAACAAGATTAAGGCATCCCTATATGATGAGGAAAAATATGAGCAAATATTATATAACTTTGAAAGATATGAAAGAAGGAAATCTTCATTCAATGAAGAGCTTTTCACCATCAAGGGACAGGCCAAGGAATCTATTGTTGTTTTAAATGATTTGGCTGATAAAATCAAGACTGCATCTCAATTCAAACAGGAATATGATAATGTTGATGATTATATCAATCTTTTAAAACATATCCGTGAATTGTACAGTCGTGGTGGAATTCAGAAAGAATTGAGAAATATTTCACGCCCTGCCATTCAAAAGCATACCAAAGAGTTTTTCAAGGAATTCAATTTCAACTATTCAGACTTGACAATTGATGATGACTATGAAGTGACTGTCTACGGTCCTGAAGGGGAATCTTCAATAAGTATGGTCAGTGGTGGTGAAAAGATTGCTATTGCACTTGCCTTAAGATTGGGTATAACTCAGGCAATGGCAAACGGTGAATTGGATACTATCCTGTTGGATGAGCCTACAATTCATTTGGATGCTTCAAGAAGACATGAATTAATTAATCTTTTGAAGGAAATGTCCACATTGCCTCAAATGATTATTGTAACTCATGAAGCGCATCTTGAAAATGCCGCTGACAATCTGATAAAAGTAGAAAAAGAAAATGGTATTTCAAAAGTAATAATGTAA
- a CDS encoding ATP-binding protein, whose translation MVVGICVGETNLNEVTFISNKMPQVGQYVTIEYDGKKVLGMVENLVRGNDALNVDINDFKAIQKISKIGVEDNYIRGKVKILGDVNDHLRLPRTPVLPGTEIKLADAEILKEIFKVTNPIKLGTLVNQSDVDVNVDANPVLSRHLAILAMTGAGKSNTVSVLIDQLLGYNVPVFVFDMHGEYKGAEFPNGDVNVIKPKINPTYMSFHEIKKLVNIPTNAYLQERYFRKAFKEAKKQVSDGTAHENNFLQLMYDILEVDSLEEGSDKRIVDVMNKIDDSMDKYSNLFDQYTGNILTSIKKAHVNVLDLSQVDEAVASVLVSHILRNSLNRSKKAAHSGNKEELFENSVFYILEEAHILAPNKRDSDSKRWIQRVAREGRKFGLGLCLVSQSPKTVDHDALSQMNNMIILRLVEPEDQRHVQSASESLSQDLVNQLPSLNVGEAIVLGLMTKVPTLVKIDKFQGRTHGDDMDIVSYFKDSIKKEAEEIERQEDELMDMGYNY comes from the coding sequence ATGGTAGTAGGAATCTGTGTAGGAGAAACCAATTTAAATGAGGTAACATTTATTTCTAATAAAATGCCACAGGTTGGCCAATATGTAACAATTGAATACGATGGAAAAAAGGTGCTTGGAATGGTTGAAAACCTGGTAAGGGGAAACGATGCATTGAACGTTGACATCAATGACTTCAAGGCAATCCAGAAAATCTCCAAAATAGGTGTTGAGGACAACTACATCCGAGGAAAGGTCAAGATCCTTGGGGATGTAAACGATCATCTGAGGCTTCCAAGAACACCTGTGCTTCCGGGAACCGAAATTAAACTGGCTGATGCTGAAATCCTGAAGGAGATATTCAAGGTTACAAATCCGATTAAGCTGGGTACACTTGTAAATCAGAGTGATGTTGATGTAAACGTTGATGCAAATCCGGTTCTTTCAAGACACCTTGCAATCCTTGCGATGACCGGTGCGGGAAAGTCAAATACCGTTTCCGTTCTGATTGACCAATTGCTTGGATACAACGTTCCGGTATTCGTGTTTGACATGCACGGTGAGTATAAGGGTGCGGAGTTTCCAAACGGTGATGTTAATGTTATAAAGCCAAAGATAAATCCTACTTACATGTCATTTCATGAGATTAAAAAGCTTGTAAACATTCCGACAAATGCGTACCTTCAGGAAAGGTATTTCAGAAAGGCGTTCAAGGAAGCCAAAAAGCAGGTCAGTGACGGAACTGCCCATGAAAACAACTTCCTGCAGCTGATGTATGACATTCTTGAAGTCGATTCACTTGAGGAAGGTTCAGACAAAAGGATAGTCGATGTCATGAACAAGATTGACGATTCCATGGACAAGTACTCAAACCTCTTCGACCAGTACACAGGAAACATCCTCACAAGCATTAAAAAAGCCCATGTCAATGTCCTTGACTTGAGTCAGGTTGATGAGGCTGTAGCGAGCGTTCTTGTAAGTCATATCCTTAGAAATTCACTTAACCGTTCCAAAAAGGCAGCTCACAGTGGAAACAAGGAGGAACTGTTTGAAAATTCCGTATTCTATATCCTTGAAGAGGCTCATATCCTTGCTCCAAACAAGCGTGACAGCGATTCCAAACGATGGATTCAGCGTGTCGCACGTGAAGGGCGTAAGTTCGGTCTGGGACTTTGTCTTGTAAGTCAGTCACCAAAGACAGTGGATCATGATGCACTCTCACAGATGAACAACATGATAATCCTGAGGTTGGTGGAGCCTGAGGACCAAAGGCATGTCCAGTCAGCAAGCGAAAGCCTGTCACAGGATTTGGTCAACCAGTTGCCATCATTGAATGTCGGTGAGGCCATTGTTTTGGGTTTGATGACCAAGGTGCCTACATTGGTCAAAATCGATAAGTTTCAGGGCCGTACCCATGGGGATGATATGGACATTGTATCATACTTTAAGGATTCAATAAAAAAGGAAGCTGAGGAAATCGAAAGGCAGGAAGATGAACTGATGGATATGGGATATAATTATTAA